A part of Corynebacterium afermentans subsp. lipophilum genomic DNA contains:
- a CDS encoding A/G-specific adenine glycosylase codes for MTNLRPNKILSWYLANARELPWRNSSTSPWGVLLSEVMSHQTQVERVAPIWQEWMQRWPTPAAFAQASTAEVLRAWGSLGYPRRALRLKECAQVIVDEHDGEVPEDVDKLLALPGIGDYTARAVACFAYGKNVPVVDTNVRRVVARVERGEALGAPGKKEIEQVAALLPEQNGPEFSVGLMELGALVCTARAPKCGECPVRSDCAWLAAGKPEAEVKKRAQRFVGTDRQVRGKIMRLLRESDSPVEQKLIDDLWHDPAQLSRALFSLLEDGLAEQDEKGYFHLPR; via the coding sequence GTGACGAATTTGCGCCCAAACAAGATCCTTTCCTGGTACCTAGCCAACGCTCGCGAACTGCCGTGGCGAAACTCGTCAACGTCTCCGTGGGGCGTGCTGCTCAGCGAGGTGATGAGCCATCAAACCCAGGTCGAGCGCGTCGCCCCGATCTGGCAGGAATGGATGCAGCGCTGGCCCACCCCGGCGGCGTTCGCGCAGGCGAGCACCGCCGAGGTTTTGCGTGCCTGGGGCAGTCTGGGCTACCCGCGCCGGGCGCTGCGTCTGAAGGAATGCGCGCAGGTCATCGTGGATGAGCATGACGGGGAGGTGCCGGAGGACGTCGATAAGCTGCTGGCGCTCCCCGGGATCGGCGACTACACCGCGCGGGCGGTGGCGTGCTTCGCGTACGGGAAAAACGTGCCGGTGGTGGACACAAACGTGCGGCGCGTGGTGGCGCGCGTGGAGCGCGGCGAGGCGCTCGGGGCGCCCGGCAAGAAGGAAATCGAGCAAGTTGCGGCGCTGTTGCCGGAGCAGAATGGCCCCGAGTTCTCTGTCGGGCTTATGGAGCTCGGCGCGCTCGTGTGTACCGCGCGAGCACCGAAATGCGGGGAATGCCCGGTGCGCTCTGACTGCGCGTGGCTCGCGGCCGGCAAACCGGAGGCGGAGGTGAAGAAGCGTGCTCAGCGCTTTGTCGGCACCGACCGCCAGGTGCGCGGCAAGATCATGCGTCTGTTGCGCGAGTCAGACAGTCCAGTCGAGCAAAAGCTTATCGACGACCTCTGGCACGACCCCGCACAGCTTTCCCGCGCACTATTTTCCCTGCTCGAAGACGGTCTGGCAGAGCAGGACGAGAAGGGTTACTTCCACCTGCCGCGGTAG
- a CDS encoding DUF4236 domain-containing protein: MGIQYRKRQKISDGSWLNYSKSGVSASKKIGPVTFNSRGGVYVKLPGGLHYRGRWK, from the coding sequence ATGGGAATTCAGTACCGCAAGCGCCAAAAGATCAGCGACGGCAGCTGGCTCAACTACTCCAAGTCCGGCGTGTCCGCGTCGAAGAAGATCGGGCCCGTCACCTTCAACTCCCGCGGTGGCGTGTACGTGAAGCTGCCCGGCGGGCTCCACTACCGCGGCAGGTGGAAGTAA
- a CDS encoding ATP-dependent Clp protease ATP-binding subunit has product MFERFTDRARRVIVLAQEEARELNHNYMGTEHILLGLIKEGEGVAAKALESMGINLDDVRREVIDIIGHGTQPVTGHIPFTPRAKKVLELSLREGLQMGHKYIGTEFLLLGLIREGDGVAAQVLIKLGADLPRVRQQVIQLLSGYEGGEGQNPESPQQGQPGFAGAGAGPRAGGGPQGGERSNSLVLDQFGRNLTAAAKEGKLDPVVGRDKEIERVMQVLSRRTKNNPVLIGEPGVGKTAVVEGLALDIANGKVPETLKDKQVYSLDLGSLVAGSRYRGDFEERLKKVLKEINQRGDIILFIDEIHTLVGAGAAEGAIDAASLLKPKLARGELQTIGATTLDEYRKHIEKDAALERRFQPVQVDEPSVEDTVQILKGLRDRYEAHHRVSYTDDALKAAATLSDRYINDRFLPDKAVDLLDEAGARMRIKRMTAPEDLREVDDRISEVRKEKEAAIDAQDFEKAAGLRDTERKLGEERSAKEKKWRSDDLEEIAEVGEDQIADVLANWTGIPVFKLTESESNRLLNMEDELHKRIIGQDEAVKAVSRSIRRTRAGLKDPNRPSGSFIFAGPSGVGKTELSKALAEFLFGDDDSLIQVDMGEFHDRFTASRLFGAPPGYVGYEEGGQLTEKVRRKPFSVVLFDEIEKAHKEIYNTLLQVLEEGHVTDGQGRNVDFKNTVLIFTSNLGTSDISKPVGLGFTGDTATDSEAQYERMKGKVHDELKKHFRPEFLNRIDEIVVFKQLNQDEIVKMVDLLIGRVDKNLAAQDMGIELTENAKNLLAVRGFDPVLGARPLRRTIQREVEDILSEKILFGEIGAGEIITVDVEGWDGDVEVARKDRGKAAPDAKFTFTPRPRPLPAEAFDVEPEDEVRDIEPERTEPESEASEFPDERDTAEDDQKGSEGNEGKDGNGPEPV; this is encoded by the coding sequence GCGCGAGCTCAACCACAATTACATGGGCACCGAGCACATCCTGCTCGGCCTGATCAAGGAGGGCGAGGGCGTCGCAGCGAAGGCGCTCGAGTCCATGGGCATCAACCTCGACGACGTGCGCCGCGAGGTCATCGACATCATCGGCCACGGCACCCAGCCGGTGACCGGCCACATCCCGTTCACCCCGCGCGCGAAGAAGGTGCTGGAGCTTTCCCTGCGCGAGGGCCTGCAGATGGGCCACAAGTACATCGGCACCGAGTTCCTGCTGCTCGGCCTCATCCGTGAGGGCGACGGCGTGGCGGCCCAGGTGCTGATCAAGCTCGGCGCGGATCTGCCGCGCGTGCGCCAGCAGGTTATCCAACTGCTGTCCGGCTACGAGGGCGGCGAGGGTCAGAACCCGGAGTCCCCGCAGCAGGGGCAGCCGGGCTTCGCAGGTGCCGGTGCGGGTCCGCGCGCTGGTGGCGGCCCGCAGGGCGGCGAGCGCTCCAACTCGCTGGTGCTGGACCAGTTCGGCCGCAACCTCACCGCGGCCGCGAAGGAAGGCAAGCTCGACCCGGTTGTCGGCCGCGACAAGGAGATCGAGCGCGTCATGCAGGTGCTGTCGCGCCGCACCAAGAACAACCCGGTGCTCATCGGCGAGCCCGGTGTGGGCAAGACCGCCGTGGTTGAGGGCCTCGCTCTGGACATCGCCAACGGCAAGGTCCCGGAGACGCTGAAGGACAAGCAGGTCTACTCCCTAGACCTGGGCTCCCTGGTGGCGGGGTCCCGCTACCGCGGCGACTTTGAGGAGCGCCTGAAGAAGGTGCTCAAGGAGATCAACCAGCGTGGCGACATCATCCTGTTCATCGACGAGATTCACACCCTCGTCGGCGCGGGTGCCGCAGAGGGCGCCATCGACGCGGCTTCGCTGCTGAAGCCGAAGCTGGCGCGCGGCGAGCTCCAGACCATCGGCGCGACCACGCTTGACGAGTACCGCAAGCACATTGAGAAGGACGCGGCTCTTGAGCGTCGCTTCCAGCCTGTGCAGGTGGACGAGCCGTCCGTGGAAGACACCGTGCAGATCCTCAAGGGCCTGCGCGACCGCTACGAGGCGCACCACCGCGTGTCCTACACCGACGATGCCCTCAAGGCGGCAGCGACGCTGTCGGACCGCTACATCAACGACCGTTTCCTGCCGGACAAGGCCGTCGATCTTCTCGACGAGGCCGGTGCTCGCATGCGGATCAAGCGCATGACCGCCCCGGAGGACCTGCGCGAGGTTGACGACCGCATCTCCGAGGTTCGCAAGGAGAAGGAAGCGGCGATCGACGCCCAGGACTTCGAAAAAGCCGCCGGCCTGCGCGACACCGAGCGCAAGCTGGGAGAGGAGCGCTCCGCCAAGGAGAAGAAGTGGCGCTCCGACGACCTGGAGGAGATCGCCGAGGTCGGCGAGGACCAGATCGCGGACGTGCTGGCCAACTGGACCGGCATCCCGGTGTTCAAGCTCACCGAGAGCGAGTCGAACCGTCTGCTCAACATGGAAGATGAGCTGCACAAGCGCATCATCGGCCAGGACGAGGCAGTCAAGGCGGTTTCCCGCTCCATCCGCCGCACCCGTGCCGGCCTGAAGGACCCGAACCGTCCGTCCGGCTCCTTCATCTTCGCCGGCCCGTCCGGTGTAGGTAAGACAGAGCTGTCCAAGGCGCTCGCGGAGTTCCTCTTCGGCGACGACGACTCGCTGATCCAGGTGGACATGGGCGAGTTCCACGACCGCTTCACCGCCTCGCGCCTCTTCGGCGCCCCTCCGGGATACGTCGGCTACGAGGAGGGCGGCCAGCTCACCGAGAAGGTGCGCCGCAAGCCGTTTAGCGTGGTGCTTTTCGACGAGATCGAGAAGGCGCACAAGGAGATCTACAACACGCTTCTCCAGGTGCTCGAGGAGGGCCACGTCACCGACGGCCAGGGCCGCAATGTGGACTTCAAAAACACCGTGCTGATCTTCACCTCGAACCTGGGCACCTCCGACATCTCCAAGCCGGTCGGCCTGGGCTTCACTGGGGACACCGCCACGGATTCCGAGGCGCAGTACGAGCGGATGAAGGGCAAGGTCCACGACGAGCTGAAGAAGCACTTCCGCCCCGAGTTCCTGAACCGCATCGACGAGATCGTGGTGTTCAAGCAGCTCAACCAGGACGAGATTGTCAAGATGGTGGACCTGCTCATCGGCCGCGTGGACAAGAACCTGGCCGCGCAGGACATGGGCATCGAGCTGACCGAGAACGCGAAGAACCTGCTCGCGGTCCGCGGCTTCGACCCGGTGCTGGGTGCGCGCCCGCTGCGCCGCACGATTCAGCGCGAGGTCGAGGACATCCTGTCGGAGAAGATCCTGTTCGGCGAAATCGGCGCCGGCGAGATCATCACCGTGGACGTCGAGGGTTGGGACGGCGACGTCGAGGTTGCACGCAAGGATCGCGGCAAGGCGGCCCCGGACGCGAAGTTCACCTTCACCCCGCGCCCGCGCCCGCTGCCTGCAGAGGCCTTCGACGTGGAGCCGGAGGACGAGGTCCGCGACATCGAGCCAGAGCGTACCGAGCCGGAGTCCGAGGCCTCAGAGTTCCCGGACGAGCGAGACACCGCCGAGGACGATCAGAAGGGCAGCGAAGGCAACGAGGGCAAGGACGGCAACGGCCCCGAGCCGGTGTAA
- a CDS encoding alpha/beta fold hydrolase, whose product MRKRWCLFAVPLLICPSAHAEDLSAESLSSLSSVGSSTFEVIGDASSLSSLPEMSSEALGGAAGNTPGELDAKKRVLGSNGKRIRYTSVNERGEKVPVTGALYDRPFAKGLIVLAPGTRGLGDQCAPSAASSMLSSLGPDGTVNINYEAPMVQMLLDDGYRVVVTDYMGLGTDGLHTYLNRVDQGRAVIDAARAVANRGEKVAFWGYSQGGGAAAAAAELVGDYAPELNVVGTFAGAPPADPLGVLQQASAPMLTAVAGFAAASFSDTYPEFHEALGEYLTDDGKALLEDLKTSCVVDASMNAPKMAGDMFVDGKTFADIAEEDERIGKYLEHNKLGKVKPNAPIMVLTNPDDDLVPEPQATQLAEDYCAIGADVEYRRVVVPGSPTQPLSSGRRELTPRAPGSGHALPLVLQTDNVSDWLSDRFKGRPMKQVCPSDHPEYEVVEGLNAVEITAIVFSVLGALGALGLWAYAYTGSGPLPSLPSLPSLPF is encoded by the coding sequence ATGCGTAAACGGTGGTGTCTTTTTGCTGTCCCGCTCCTGATTTGCCCCTCTGCGCACGCTGAGGATTTGAGTGCGGAGTCCCTGTCGTCGTTGTCGTCGGTTGGCTCGTCCACCTTCGAGGTGATCGGTGACGCGTCGTCGCTTTCGTCTCTCCCGGAGATGTCTTCGGAGGCGCTTGGCGGCGCGGCGGGGAACACTCCCGGAGAACTCGACGCGAAGAAGCGGGTGCTGGGGTCCAATGGCAAACGCATCCGCTACACCTCCGTCAACGAGCGCGGCGAGAAAGTGCCGGTCACCGGCGCACTGTACGACCGCCCGTTTGCGAAGGGCCTGATCGTTCTCGCCCCCGGCACGCGCGGCCTGGGCGACCAGTGCGCGCCGTCGGCGGCATCGTCGATGCTGTCCTCCCTCGGCCCGGACGGCACGGTGAACATCAACTATGAGGCGCCAATGGTGCAGATGCTTCTCGACGACGGCTACCGCGTGGTAGTCACGGACTACATGGGCCTGGGCACCGACGGCCTGCACACCTACCTCAACCGCGTCGACCAGGGCCGGGCGGTGATTGACGCCGCCCGCGCCGTAGCCAATCGCGGCGAAAAGGTGGCGTTCTGGGGCTACTCGCAGGGCGGTGGCGCAGCTGCGGCGGCCGCGGAGCTCGTCGGCGACTACGCCCCGGAGCTCAACGTGGTGGGGACGTTTGCCGGTGCTCCCCCGGCCGACCCCCTGGGCGTGCTGCAGCAGGCGTCCGCGCCGATGCTCACCGCCGTGGCCGGTTTCGCCGCCGCGAGTTTTTCGGATACCTACCCCGAATTCCACGAGGCTCTCGGCGAGTATCTCACCGACGACGGCAAGGCCCTGCTGGAGGATCTGAAAACGTCGTGCGTTGTCGATGCGTCGATGAACGCCCCGAAGATGGCCGGCGACATGTTCGTTGACGGCAAGACCTTCGCCGACATCGCGGAGGAAGACGAGCGCATCGGCAAATACCTCGAGCACAACAAGCTGGGCAAGGTGAAGCCGAACGCGCCGATCATGGTGCTGACCAACCCGGACGACGACCTCGTGCCGGAACCGCAGGCCACCCAGCTGGCCGAGGACTACTGCGCAATCGGCGCGGACGTGGAGTACCGCCGCGTGGTGGTGCCGGGGTCGCCGACGCAACCCTTGTCGTCCGGCCGCCGCGAGCTCACCCCGCGCGCGCCGGGCTCCGGCCACGCGCTGCCGCTCGTGCTGCAGACCGACAACGTCTCGGATTGGCTGTCCGACCGTTTCAAGGGCAGGCCCATGAAACAGGTGTGCCCCTCCGACCACCCCGAGTATGAGGTGGTGGAGGGGCTCAACGCCGTGGAGATCACCGCGATCGTGTTCTCCGTGCTGGGCGCGCTCGGCGCCCTGGGCTTGTGGGCTTACGCTTACACCGGCTCGGGGCCGTTGCCGTCCTTGCCCTCGTTGCCTTCGCTGCCCTTCTGA